In the Chroococcidiopsis sp. SAG 2025 genome, one interval contains:
- a CDS encoding GH3 auxin-responsive promoter family protein — MVNLVLSALNAVTDLTKANFIKKTRRTAEVQERFLLRLLQAHRDTEFGRKYQLGEIKTVDRFRERVPILPYSSYECYLERIANGKQNILTADPVVYLTLTSGSTGKKKMIPTTRRSQNITRQATLTSMGFLTAALRSRGQQFGKILLTNSTQQWGRTSAGIPYGPASAGVLSMDKWLYEQFFAQPYETLQVTDSSARHYLALLFALQDPLMRGMLANFPMLILRTCNYLEKFGEDLIHDIETGTIANWLEVEPELRLTLEQRLSANPVRAKELREILQSEGKLTPHLAWSNLSFVACARGGTSDFYFQRFPTYFGDTPIFGAVFSSAEGMFSIYHKLDDDSSILAIESGFFEFIPQDQWQEEQPKTLLATEVRPGERYRILTTSYNGFYRYDIGDAIEVVGFYEQAPLIVFRHRLGGLISSTTEKTTEAHATQVMQAVQQEFGLLLEDFCMTLSENDFPARYLINIELAHGYKLEDPQAFLNECDRKLQAANTHYEISRKDPIPPPRLRILAPGSFAILRQRQIERGVPDSQLKFPHISEDRNFLSGLQVQQEVRLPEDRDSG; from the coding sequence ATGGTCAATCTCGTTCTGTCCGCTTTAAATGCTGTTACAGATTTGACAAAGGCAAACTTTATCAAAAAAACTCGCCGGACGGCAGAAGTACAAGAACGGTTTTTATTGCGCTTGTTACAAGCTCATCGCGATACGGAATTTGGTAGGAAATATCAGCTCGGTGAGATTAAAACAGTCGATCGCTTTCGCGAACGAGTGCCAATTTTACCGTATTCCAGCTACGAGTGTTATCTGGAGCGCATTGCCAACGGCAAGCAAAACATTCTAACAGCCGATCCGGTGGTGTACTTGACGCTAACGAGTGGTTCGACGGGGAAAAAGAAAATGATTCCGACGACGAGGCGATCGCAAAACATCACTCGTCAAGCTACCCTAACCAGTATGGGTTTTCTCACCGCCGCCTTACGTTCTAGAGGGCAACAGTTTGGCAAAATTCTCCTGACAAATTCTACTCAACAATGGGGACGTACCAGTGCTGGTATTCCCTACGGTCCCGCTAGTGCTGGTGTCCTCAGCATGGATAAGTGGTTGTACGAGCAATTTTTTGCTCAACCTTACGAGACTCTCCAAGTCACAGATAGCTCTGCCCGTCATTATCTCGCCTTATTATTTGCCTTACAAGATCCTTTAATGCGGGGGATGTTAGCTAACTTTCCAATGCTCATCCTCCGTACCTGCAACTATTTAGAAAAATTTGGTGAAGACTTAATCCACGATATCGAAACAGGAACCATTGCCAATTGGTTAGAAGTAGAACCGGAACTACGACTGACATTAGAGCAGCGCTTATCAGCCAATCCAGTTCGAGCCAAGGAATTACGGGAAATTCTCCAGTCGGAAGGTAAGCTCACCCCTCATCTCGCCTGGTCAAATTTGTCTTTTGTCGCCTGCGCCCGTGGAGGTACGTCCGACTTTTACTTTCAGCGATTCCCCACCTATTTTGGCGATACACCAATTTTCGGTGCAGTATTTTCTTCTGCCGAAGGGATGTTTAGCATCTACCATAAACTCGACGACGATAGCAGTATTTTAGCCATAGAAAGCGGATTTTTTGAATTTATCCCTCAAGACCAGTGGCAAGAAGAACAGCCTAAAACGCTACTTGCTACCGAAGTCAGACCGGGAGAACGGTATCGCATTCTGACTACGAGCTATAACGGATTTTATCGCTACGATATTGGCGATGCGATCGAAGTCGTCGGATTCTACGAGCAAGCACCGTTAATCGTATTTCGCCACCGCCTGGGAGGATTGATTTCTTCTACAACAGAAAAGACAACAGAAGCTCATGCAACTCAGGTAATGCAAGCCGTACAACAAGAATTCGGCTTATTACTAGAAGATTTTTGTATGACTTTATCTGAAAATGATTTTCCTGCTCGCTACCTGATCAACATTGAGTTAGCTCATGGCTATAAGCTGGAAGATCCGCAAGCTTTTTTAAATGAGTGCGATCGCAAATTACAAGCAGCAAATACCCACTATGAAATTAGCCGCAAAGATCCGATTCCGCCACCCCGACTGCGAATTTTGGCTCCTGGTAGCTTTGCCATCCTCCGTCAACGACAGATAGAACGGGGAGTTCCCGATTCCCAACTCAAGTTTCCTCACATCAGCGAAGACCGCAATTTCTTGTCTGGCTTGCAGGTACAGCAAGAGGTGAGATTACCAGAAGATAGGGACAGTGGCTAG
- a CDS encoding GH3 auxin-responsive promoter family protein, translating into MTNLLLPLLQTVAEHTKDNFVKKTRQVEAVQERFLRDLLRAYQATELGQKYEFKDIRTAEQFRQRIPALSYSSYLPYCDRIAQGEQNILTPDPVVFFNLSSGSTGAHKLIPVTKRFQNSLRRPNLTSIGFLSSALRQRGSKFGKAIATNSTQLMGRTSGGIPYGPASVGVLRMGKFLCEQIFAHPFETLQAADSLTRHYLCLLFALQQPDTRGIVANFPMLILRTCGYLEQYAEDFIRDIDKGMLAPWLQLEPELRLQLERQIVANPNRAKQLQEILQAEGRLTPEAVWSNLAFTVAARGGTSDFYFERFPAYFSKTPGFGAVCCSSEGAFGIYPELNSDASILAIESAFFEFIPQDQWDVEQPKTLLPSEVKPGNYYRILMSNYSGFYRYDIGDVMEVVGFYEQAPLIVFRHRRGGLLSSTSEKTTEFHVTQVMQVLQQEFDLPLEDFCITLSDDVIPAYYLVNIELAPGKILENPQQFLDRFDRQLSAIHTSYAVKRINNDQIPPPRLRILAPGSFAIVRQRQLEKGVPDSQLKFPHISEDRNFLAGLQVEREVQLSINDREQGAGGREQ; encoded by the coding sequence ATGACGAATTTATTGCTGCCACTGTTGCAAACTGTTGCCGAGCATACAAAGGATAACTTTGTTAAAAAAACGCGCCAAGTTGAAGCAGTACAAGAGCGATTTCTGCGAGATTTACTACGAGCTTATCAGGCGACAGAGCTAGGGCAAAAGTATGAATTTAAAGACATTAGAACTGCCGAGCAATTTCGCCAGCGTATTCCCGCGTTATCCTACAGTAGCTATTTACCCTACTGCGATCGCATCGCCCAAGGGGAACAAAACATACTCACCCCCGATCCCGTTGTTTTTTTTAACCTGTCGAGTGGTTCTACAGGAGCGCACAAGCTCATCCCAGTCACCAAACGCTTTCAAAACTCCTTGCGCCGTCCCAACTTAACTAGTATTGGCTTTCTCAGCTCGGCATTAAGACAACGGGGTTCTAAATTTGGTAAAGCGATCGCCACTAACTCGACTCAACTGATGGGACGTACCAGTGGTGGAATTCCATACGGTCCCGCTAGCGTTGGAGTCCTGCGGATGGGAAAATTTCTCTGCGAGCAAATATTTGCTCATCCCTTTGAGACACTGCAAGCAGCCGATAGCCTGACGCGCCATTATCTTTGTCTGCTATTTGCGCTACAACAACCCGATACAAGGGGAATAGTTGCCAACTTCCCCATGCTGATCCTCCGCACCTGCGGCTATTTAGAACAATATGCAGAAGATTTTATTCGCGACATTGACAAAGGAATGCTTGCACCTTGGTTGCAACTAGAACCAGAATTGCGGTTACAACTAGAACGGCAAATAGTCGCTAACCCCAACCGCGCCAAGCAACTACAAGAAATCTTGCAAGCAGAAGGTAGACTCACCCCCGAAGCTGTATGGTCGAATCTTGCCTTCACAGTCGCAGCCAGAGGCGGGACTTCAGATTTTTACTTCGAGCGCTTTCCTGCTTACTTTAGCAAGACACCAGGTTTTGGCGCGGTTTGTTGTTCGTCAGAAGGCGCGTTTGGCATTTACCCAGAGCTAAATTCTGATGCCAGTATTTTAGCGATCGAAAGTGCATTTTTTGAGTTTATTCCTCAAGATCAGTGGGATGTAGAACAACCAAAAACACTACTACCTAGCGAAGTCAAACCTGGAAACTACTACCGAATTTTGATGAGTAACTACAGCGGCTTCTATCGCTACGACATTGGCGATGTCATGGAAGTCGTCGGATTTTACGAACAAGCACCACTGATTGTATTCCGCCATCGGCGCGGTGGCTTGCTGTCTTCAACCTCAGAAAAAACTACTGAATTTCATGTTACTCAAGTCATGCAGGTATTACAACAAGAATTTGACTTACCTCTAGAAGATTTTTGTATTACCTTATCGGATGATGTCATTCCCGCATATTATTTGGTGAATATCGAGCTTGCGCCTGGAAAAATATTAGAAAATCCGCAGCAATTTCTCGATCGCTTTGACCGTCAACTGAGTGCAATTCACACTTCCTACGCCGTCAAACGGATTAACAACGATCAAATTCCCCCGCCAAGACTGCGAATTCTTGCCCCTGGCAGCTTTGCGATCGTGCGGCAAAGGCAATTAGAGAAAGGAGTACCAGATTCTCAACTAAAATTTCCCCACATCAGCGAAGATCGCAATTTCCTAGCTGGCTTGCAAGTGGAACGGGAAGTACAGTTGTCAATTAATGACAGGGAGCAGGGAGCAGGGGGCAGGGAGCAGTGA
- a CDS encoding cupin-like domain-containing protein produces the protein MRLTTSNLADSRADNTTFSIIRTALSSISSEIFFEKYQKTGTPVIITGLKVDDWNIDYLCEKLGQQEFLFRCYGRERYQQDKRTWQNIDSGVPLKTMSFTDYAKLLHSHEAHEKDIYLAKCSLKNTKLVNNFLSSIGEQLGLTKPIGNINLWVAPGGHLECLHYDTLDGLLIQLYGTKKVLLFPPSQTYNLYPFSIFVHLLRGLELRAWFSTVYPENPDFGAFPKLKRALEFKQEVILEPGEMLYIPMGWWHEVTALGNEMVCSVNQFWGVYPTSRAIFSWCRWRVIFSNMLAIPYLLTKFAIAFLSQSRQQQIKQIFYRF, from the coding sequence ATGCGTTTAACGACTAGCAATTTGGCTGACAGCAGAGCTGATAATACAACATTCTCAATTATACGGACAGCTCTATCGTCGATATCCTCAGAGATATTTTTTGAAAAATATCAAAAAACGGGAACTCCAGTAATAATAACTGGATTAAAAGTAGATGACTGGAATATAGATTATCTCTGCGAAAAGTTAGGTCAGCAAGAATTTCTCTTTCGCTGTTACGGACGGGAAAGATATCAACAAGATAAACGTACTTGGCAAAACATTGACAGTGGTGTTCCGCTCAAAACAATGTCATTCACAGACTATGCAAAGTTGTTGCACAGTCATGAGGCTCACGAAAAAGATATCTATTTGGCTAAATGTTCGCTGAAAAATACAAAGCTGGTAAACAATTTTTTAAGTAGTATTGGCGAACAACTAGGTTTAACGAAACCTATAGGTAATATTAATCTTTGGGTAGCACCTGGAGGGCATTTAGAGTGCCTACACTACGATACGCTGGACGGCCTTTTGATCCAGTTGTATGGGACAAAAAAAGTCTTACTATTTCCACCCAGTCAGACTTATAATTTATATCCATTTTCAATATTTGTCCATTTACTGCGCGGTTTAGAACTGCGGGCTTGGTTTAGTACGGTATATCCAGAAAATCCAGATTTCGGAGCATTTCCCAAACTCAAAAGAGCATTAGAATTCAAACAAGAAGTTATATTAGAGCCAGGGGAAATGCTATATATCCCTATGGGTTGGTGGCACGAAGTCACGGCATTAGGTAATGAAATGGTGTGTTCTGTCAATCAATTTTGGGGTGTGTACCCTACCTCAAGAGCAATTTTTTCTTGGTGTCGGTGGCGAGTGATTTTTAGTAATATGTTGGCAATACCTTACTTGTTAACTAAGTTTGCGATCGCTTTTCTGAGTCAAAGCAGACAGCAGCAGATAAAACAGATTTTTTATCGGTTTTGA
- a CDS encoding CPBP family intramembrane glutamic endopeptidase: MLNLPAIDPFLKFKTRSIFILSLIFIVEFIFISGLLILFFDWYIDVPIFSHLTYYLLVLLLSVWILHRFHQLSIHPKHLIGKLPSCDRWLSLCGIALAICLFTRGIDQLFFFSLSLISPSFTVSLINWLPDPPASTSALPVLAYLLNVISLVVVAPVTEEFIFRGILMHRWATKWGILPATLVSAIIFGLGHIVPFGAAVFGILMTLLYFKTRTLIVPAIAHAMNNAATIVLELFFPSQQIATNYNFPEYLHWGIVLIIISAPFVLRFTYKNWYKKQLLLPYFTNAFQM; encoded by the coding sequence ATGCTTAACTTACCAGCGATCGATCCCTTTTTGAAATTTAAAACTCGCAGCATATTTATTTTATCTTTAATTTTTATTGTTGAGTTTATATTTATTTCTGGGTTATTAATACTCTTTTTTGACTGGTATATTGACGTTCCGATATTTTCCCATCTCACTTACTATCTTTTGGTACTTTTACTTAGTGTCTGGATTTTACATAGATTTCATCAATTGTCCATTCACCCTAAACATTTAATTGGCAAATTACCAAGTTGCGATCGCTGGCTATCTTTATGTGGAATCGCCCTTGCTATCTGTCTATTCACGCGGGGAATTGACCAACTATTTTTTTTTAGTTTATCTTTAATTTCGCCCTCATTCACTGTAAGTTTGATTAATTGGTTGCCAGATCCCCCTGCTAGTACTTCGGCTTTACCAGTTCTTGCTTACTTATTGAATGTAATTTCTTTAGTTGTAGTAGCTCCCGTTACAGAAGAATTTATTTTTCGAGGTATTCTCATGCATCGGTGGGCAACGAAATGGGGAATATTGCCAGCAACATTAGTTTCTGCAATAATTTTTGGTTTAGGTCATATTGTTCCCTTCGGTGCAGCAGTTTTTGGAATTTTGATGACACTGCTTTATTTCAAAACTCGCACGTTAATCGTACCTGCGATCGCTCATGCCATGAATAATGCTGCCACGATTGTTCTAGAATTATTCTTTCCCAGTCAACAGATAGCGACAAATTATAATTTTCCTGAATATTTGCATTGGGGAATCGTACTGATAATAATTTCAGCTCCTTTTGTGCTGCGTTTTACCTATAAAAATTGGTACAAAAAGCAATTATTATTACCTTATTTTACTAATGCATTTCAAATGTAG
- a CDS encoding precorrin-8X methylmutase: MTAARLTIKELTEAVGGNCTPRMVRHYHQLGILPPPERSHSNYRLYTQENVQQLRRIVALKQQGFQLSHIRELLKSDAATEVKNLTHQLQQQYHSVMQQMARLRQTATALEGLLGRDRSCQNLQAEAIAQLRLLEVESQDGLGQLEQLWENWDAATHAHPEEFQESLQQLLPDLSNRSEIEIDLLSKLVLACGDVSLVNFIRVGKGAIAAARHALTQSCEIVGDVTPVVAACDRTRLSHLGCTVTTLIADPHVSSVVEAEQAFWHQNQWQEQLQKLPPGCIFVVGYAPSVLIAACDAIAKGHFQPALIIGMPIGFSHAPSAKRRLMRSGIPYITIEGTMGGGLLAAVALNALVESTIEKPDCHCYLGESVGAG, translated from the coding sequence ATGACAGCCGCACGTTTAACCATCAAAGAACTTACCGAAGCAGTGGGGGGAAATTGTACTCCTCGGATGGTACGACACTATCACCAACTCGGCATTTTGCCACCCCCAGAGCGATCGCATAGCAATTATCGCCTCTATACTCAGGAAAACGTGCAACAGTTGCGGCGGATTGTGGCACTAAAACAGCAAGGCTTTCAACTTTCCCACATTCGCGAACTCCTCAAAAGCGATGCTGCTACAGAAGTAAAAAATCTAACACATCAATTACAACAACAATATCACTCGGTGATGCAACAAATGGCGCGATTGCGGCAGACAGCGACGGCACTAGAAGGACTGCTCGGACGCGATCGCTCCTGTCAAAACCTGCAAGCAGAGGCGATCGCGCAGTTACGCTTATTAGAAGTGGAAAGCCAAGACGGATTGGGACAGTTAGAACAATTGTGGGAAAATTGGGATGCAGCGACTCACGCTCACCCAGAAGAATTTCAGGAATCTTTGCAACAATTATTACCCGATCTCTCCAATCGTTCGGAGATTGAAATCGATTTGCTGTCCAAACTGGTGCTTGCTTGCGGCGATGTCAGTTTAGTTAATTTTATCCGTGTGGGTAAAGGGGCGATCGCGGCGGCTCGTCATGCCCTCACTCAAAGCTGTGAGATTGTCGGCGATGTTACCCCTGTAGTTGCGGCTTGCGATCGCACCCGCTTGTCTCATTTAGGTTGTACAGTTACTACCTTAATCGCCGATCCTCACGTTAGCAGCGTTGTGGAAGCCGAGCAAGCTTTTTGGCATCAAAATCAATGGCAAGAACAGCTACAAAAGTTACCACCAGGCTGTATTTTTGTCGTGGGATACGCCCCATCAGTACTGATTGCTGCTTGTGATGCTATTGCCAAGGGACATTTTCAACCCGCTTTAATCATCGGAATGCCAATTGGGTTCAGCCATGCCCCATCTGCCAAACGTCGCTTGATGCGTTCTGGTATTCCCTACATTACGATTGAGGGGACAATGGGCGGCGGATTATTAGCGGCAGTAGCCCTGAATGCTTTAGTTGAATCGACAATTGAGAAACCGGATTGTCATTGTTATTTGGGGGAGTCGGTAGGGGCGGGTTGA
- a CDS encoding glucokinase, which produces MTILLAGDIGGTKTILRLVETTEATPTPLYEQRYNSRDYPDLAPIVQEFLATSEEKLGKKLLPQKACFAIAGPVVNNTVQLTNLTWLLEASRLEEELGIESISLINDFAAVGYGILGLQESDLHTLQAGKPQTGTPIAVIGAGTGLGQGFLIQQGDIYHVFSSEGGHADFAPRSELDFHLLKYLLDKHDIQRVSVERVVSGQGIVAIYEFLRDRQNVKESPEIAQVVAAWEKQAGKKEKTVDPAAAISKAALEKSDRLSERVMQIFVEAYGAEAGNLALKLLPYAGLYIAGGIAAKILPLMQEGTFIRTFTSKGRMRPLLENVPVHIVLRSDIGLVGAAIAADRL; this is translated from the coding sequence ATGACAATACTGTTAGCAGGAGATATTGGTGGCACGAAGACGATCTTGCGTCTGGTGGAGACAACAGAAGCAACACCCACACCTCTTTACGAACAACGCTATAACAGTCGCGACTATCCAGATTTAGCGCCCATAGTCCAAGAGTTTTTAGCCACATCTGAGGAAAAGTTAGGCAAAAAACTCTTACCGCAAAAAGCTTGTTTTGCGATCGCGGGTCCAGTTGTCAACAATACAGTACAGTTAACCAACCTGACTTGGTTGCTAGAAGCATCCAGGCTAGAAGAAGAATTGGGGATCGAGTCCATCTCCCTAATCAACGACTTCGCCGCTGTTGGTTACGGTATATTGGGTTTGCAGGAATCAGATTTACACACTCTCCAAGCAGGTAAACCCCAAACAGGTACGCCCATCGCGGTAATTGGTGCAGGAACGGGATTAGGGCAGGGATTTTTAATTCAGCAAGGCGACATTTACCATGTCTTTAGTTCCGAAGGCGGACATGCTGATTTCGCGCCTCGTTCCGAGTTAGACTTTCACCTCTTGAAATATCTATTGGACAAGCACGACATCCAACGAGTTTCAGTAGAACGAGTGGTATCGGGACAAGGAATTGTCGCCATCTACGAATTTTTACGCGATCGCCAAAACGTGAAAGAATCGCCAGAAATTGCCCAAGTTGTAGCAGCTTGGGAAAAACAAGCTGGCAAGAAAGAAAAAACCGTCGATCCAGCCGCCGCAATTTCCAAAGCCGCCCTAGAAAAAAGCGATCGCTTGTCAGAACGGGTAATGCAGATTTTTGTTGAGGCTTACGGCGCAGAAGCAGGAAACCTCGCCCTCAAACTCTTACCATATGCAGGGTTATACATTGCTGGTGGCATCGCTGCGAAAATTCTCCCCCTGATGCAAGAAGGTACTTTTATCCGCACCTTCACCAGTAAGGGACGGATGCGACCTTTACTCGAAAACGTTCCCGTGCATATCGTCCTGCGATCGGACATTGGGCTAGTTGGTGCTGCGATCGCGGCAGATCGTTTGTAG
- a CDS encoding histidine phosphatase family protein has product MTQIVWIARHANRHDFVNPEWFLSAERPFDPPISEDGKVQAQQLAQRLKGENISHIFASPFLRTVQTANYVAEALSLSINLESGLSEWLNPAWMPQAPKRAPLEVLTRMFPRIDTSYTSRVTAEYPETGKVALERAGKTARLLAEEFSKDILLVGHGASVVGATMGLVGATAQTEVNAALCCLVKVVRPAPEQPWVMELNGDTSHLSKTEKIIRFH; this is encoded by the coding sequence ATGACTCAAATTGTCTGGATTGCTCGTCACGCTAATCGTCATGATTTTGTCAATCCTGAGTGGTTTCTCTCCGCAGAACGACCCTTCGATCCACCGATTTCTGAAGATGGTAAAGTTCAAGCTCAACAACTGGCGCAACGGCTGAAGGGAGAAAATATCAGTCATATTTTTGCTTCCCCATTTTTGCGCACGGTGCAAACAGCTAACTACGTAGCAGAAGCCCTCAGTCTTTCGATTAACTTAGAATCTGGTTTGAGCGAATGGCTCAATCCTGCTTGGATGCCACAAGCGCCAAAAAGAGCGCCCCTAGAAGTTTTAACCCGCATGTTTCCCAGGATCGACACTAGCTATACTTCTCGCGTCACGGCAGAATATCCCGAAACTGGAAAAGTTGCCCTAGAACGGGCTGGCAAAACGGCTCGGTTATTAGCAGAAGAATTTTCCAAAGATATTCTGTTGGTAGGACATGGGGCATCTGTAGTAGGTGCAACAATGGGTCTGGTAGGCGCAACGGCTCAAACAGAGGTTAACGCTGCTTTATGCTGTTTAGTGAAAGTTGTCCGTCCAGCTCCAGAACAACCTTGGGTGATGGAGTTAAATGGTGACACATCTCACTTAAGTAAAACCGAAAAAATTATTCGATTTCATTAA
- a CDS encoding ABC transporter ATP-binding protein encodes MQPQALRRSPKRKSSPRFSSQPKHPLKRLLTYTRHYRGQIWLASLYSVLNKIFDLAPPALIGVAVDVVVQRQDSIIARWGVKDVFTQFLILSVLTVIIWILESIFEYAYARKWRNLAQRIQHELRLDAYNHLQELELAYFEERSTGGLMSVLSDDINQLERFLDNGANEIIQVTATVLIIGGAFFILAPSVAWMAMLPMPFILWGSVAFQRLLAPRYAEVREKVSLLNARLANNLSGIMTIKSFTAEAYESSRLAEESQAYRQSNKKAISLSAAFVPLIRMIILAGFTALLLFGGMEAIAGRMSVGTYSVLIFLIQRLLWPLTRLGETFDQYQRAMASTNRVMNLLDTPIDIHTGDIALPIHKVKGEVILKDVTFAYYERSPVIENLSLQIPAGKTIAIVGSTGSGKSTLVKLLLRLYEVRSGTITLDGIDIRDLKLRDLRACIGLVSQDVFLFHGTVAENIAYGSPDANLDKIISAAKVAEAHEFIMQLPQDYETIVGERGQKLSGGQRQRIAIARAVLKNPPILILDEATSAVDNETEAAIQRSLERIIVDRTTIAIAHRLSTVRNADCIYVMEYGKLIELGTHEQLLERGGIYATLWRVQSGLR; translated from the coding sequence ATGCAGCCGCAGGCATTAAGGCGATCGCCAAAACGCAAATCTTCCCCAAGGTTTAGTTCTCAACCCAAACATCCCCTCAAACGCTTACTCACCTACACTCGCCACTATCGGGGGCAGATTTGGCTGGCATCTCTCTATTCTGTCTTAAATAAAATCTTCGATCTGGCTCCACCTGCATTGATTGGTGTTGCTGTTGATGTGGTAGTACAGCGTCAAGATTCAATTATTGCCCGTTGGGGAGTTAAGGATGTTTTTACTCAATTTCTGATTCTCTCCGTCCTCACGGTCATTATTTGGATACTAGAATCAATTTTTGAATATGCCTATGCCAGGAAGTGGCGTAATTTGGCGCAGAGGATTCAACACGAACTCCGCCTCGATGCTTACAACCACTTGCAAGAATTAGAACTCGCCTATTTTGAAGAACGCAGTACGGGCGGATTGATGTCAGTTTTGAGCGATGATATCAATCAATTAGAGCGATTTTTGGATAATGGCGCTAATGAAATTATCCAAGTTACCGCTACGGTTCTAATTATCGGCGGGGCTTTCTTTATTCTCGCTCCTAGCGTCGCTTGGATGGCGATGTTACCCATGCCTTTTATTTTGTGGGGTTCGGTAGCGTTTCAACGACTTTTGGCTCCGCGTTATGCAGAGGTGCGAGAAAAAGTTAGCTTATTGAATGCAAGGCTGGCAAATAATTTGTCAGGAATCATGACGATCAAAAGCTTTACTGCTGAAGCCTATGAATCAAGCAGACTTGCGGAGGAAAGTCAAGCCTATCGTCAGAGTAATAAAAAAGCGATCTCGCTGTCTGCTGCCTTCGTTCCCTTAATTCGGATGATTATTTTAGCGGGTTTTACCGCTTTACTTTTATTTGGAGGCATGGAGGCGATCGCGGGCAGAATGTCTGTAGGAACGTACAGCGTATTGATCTTTTTAATTCAGCGTTTATTGTGGCCCCTGACTAGATTAGGCGAAACCTTCGACCAATATCAACGGGCAATGGCTTCTACAAATCGAGTGATGAATTTACTCGATACTCCGATTGATATTCATACTGGAGATATTGCTTTACCAATTCATAAGGTCAAAGGAGAGGTGATATTAAAAGATGTTACCTTTGCTTATTACGAGCGATCGCCCGTCATTGAAAATCTATCTTTGCAGATTCCTGCCGGAAAAACCATCGCGATTGTTGGTTCCACGGGTTCGGGAAAGAGTACTTTAGTTAAACTCCTGCTCAGATTATACGAAGTGCGATCGGGAACGATTACTTTAGATGGGATCGATATCCGCGATTTAAAATTGAGAGATTTACGCGCTTGTATTGGCTTAGTTAGTCAGGATGTCTTCTTATTTCACGGTACTGTAGCCGAGAATATTGCCTATGGTAGTCCTGATGCCAATCTAGATAAAATTATCTCAGCGGCAAAGGTTGCAGAAGCGCATGAATTTATCATGCAACTGCCCCAAGATTATGAAACAATTGTGGGGGAAAGGGGACAAAAATTATCAGGCGGACAACGACAGAGAATTGCGATCGCCCGTGCAGTATTAAAGAACCCACCAATTTTAATCTTGGATGAAGCGACATCAGCCGTCGATAACGAAACAGAAGCAGCTATTCAGCGATCGCTCGAACGAATTATTGTCGATAGAACTACAATTGCGATCGCCCATCGCCTTTCTACTGTCCGCAATGCCGATTGTATCTACGTCATGGAGTATGGCAAACTGATCGAATTGGGAACCCACGAACAACTCCTAGAACGTGGAGGAATTTACGCCACGCTCTGGCGCGTCCAATCCGGCTTAAGATAA